In Rhipicephalus sanguineus isolate Rsan-2018 chromosome 1, BIME_Rsan_1.4, whole genome shotgun sequence, the DNA window AAACTCTCAGAAAGTTTCAGCTCATCGATGAGCAATCCCCCGTGCCTCTTGCTGACGTCGAGCTCCGCTGTTTTACTTTTCAATTTCTTCAGGATTTTCTCATTGAAGCCAAAAAGTGTACGGTAAACAGATACATAACGTTTGAGAGTTGATTTGCTTGGCAGGGCAAGAATTTTGTTTTTACGCAACTGTTCGTACAAGCGGGGACCCTTCATCTTCATTATGATGCAGTCGAGAAGCCAGCTCTTGCTGTATCGAAGACCATTAGGTTTGACTTTAGATGCTGCAAAGCAGTGTTTAACAGCTTCTTGCTGATGGGTAGGCAGGCTCCCAATCTGTTCCTGGAGAACATCTGCATTTTTTGCTGCAGCTTGCTGTTGCAGTTTCGCAAGGCTCTCCCTTGTATCAGAGAGACGAGTGGAAAGCCGCTTGTTTCTTCTTACTGCTGTTTTAAGTTTCTGGGCAATGTTGAGGCGTGCCTTTGTGTTCCTACGCTGCACTCGGCTTCGGCGTGTCAACAAAGCTCGCCTTAGGTACCGACAGGAAACGCATGGAGTTCCTGAAAAAGACACGAAAGCACGGTAATGCACGGCCTCTTCTACACTGACAGCGTGATGTCTCATTATTCAAGAATAAAGAGTGATAATTACCTTCTTTAGGCACCTGGCCTAGGCACTTCCTGCTGAAGTACAGTCCTTGGCGCGTCAACACGTGGTCCCTCAGCTTAGTTGTGAAGAGAGCGTCATCATAGTCCTCGAGTCTCATTGCACCCACACATAGCTGCATCCGATCAGTCTTTCTCAACTCGTCCTCGGCCTCCGTTTTTCTATGCACCGGCCCTTCCTTTATCAAAACGTCTCTAGCAAGCACTTTGCAGTATGCGGCACATTCAGACTCTGAAAACATTACCACCTCCTCGGAGAGTACTTCGGCGTTAGTGATCAACGCGGCCGTGCAGTATACGACACCGGCGTGGCCAGGAAAACTGTGCTTGTTCCAGTACGGTGAAGGCACTTCTAGGTTGAAATAAAACTTATTCACAGCATCAGATGGTGGAGATGTAGACGCTTGTGGACATTCTTCACAGCCTGCATCAACAGCATCGTCGGTGTGTGCAAACGGCCCAGACACCGCATTGTCAGAAGGACAGAATGCGGGCTTCAACTGTCCGCCTGAAGATTCCGATCGTTTCCTCTTACGAGCGGTCCTCTCTTGTGTCGGCTTTTTACTCAGGTAAGCTGGCAGATTCGGTAGAAGCGTCGGCACAGCATCAGCACGGAGAATGGGTCTCCCACGAGGTATCCGCACTTCTTTTCCCTCGATAATATGTACATAGTCTCTGAGCACATAACGCGGCTCGAAGTGGAGCTCGCACACTGCGCTGGTGTCTTCCAGGGGCTTGTCCGCTCTGCGCAGGTTCCTCTCCCATTCTTTACGCCTGTTCTCATCCTTCGGGACGCCAAACAACGACAGCTTCGGCCCACCCTTTACGAACACGTAGCCTGTTTGGCACCCAGGCGCGTAGCAATGGTTTTGCCGATATCGCGGCATGGCTCAGGCACTACAGAACATACCGATTTCTTGCGTGGTGCGTACGGCTCACAGCTGACGGCAAAACCTCGGCGCTAAAACGGCCACAgcaatacatggcttgcaccgaCGTCACTTCCGCAAACGCTGGGTCAGCTTTCCGGCATAGCGGAGCACCCGGGAGCTCCACACGACCGTCCGTCCGTACTGTGCGCTGGTAGTCGTATGCTCGGCAAT includes these proteins:
- the LOC119383594 gene encoding uncharacterized protein LOC119383594, which translates into the protein MPRYRQNHCYAPGCQTGYVFVKGGPKLSLFGVPKDENRRKEWERNLRRADKPLEDTSAVCELHFEPRYVLRDYVHIIEGKEVRIPRGRPILRADAVPTLLPNLPAYLSKKPTQERTARKRKRSESSGGQLKPAFCPSDNAVSGPFAHTDDAVDAGCEECPQASTSPPSDAVNKFYFNLEVPSPYWNKHSFPGHAGVVYCTAALITNAEVLSEEVVMFSESECAAYCKVLARDVLIKEGPVHRKTEAEDELRKTDRMQLCVGAMRLEDYDDALFTTKLRDHVLTRQGLYFSRKCLGQVPKEGTPCVSCRYLRRALLTRRSRVQRRNTKARLNIAQKLKTAVRRNKRLSTRLSDTRESLAKLQQQAAAKNADVLQEQIGSLPTHQQEAVKHCFAASKVKPNGLRYSKSWLLDCIIMKMKGPRLYEQLRKNKILALPSKSTLKRYVSVYRTLFGFNEKILKKLKSKTAELDVSKRHGGLLIDELKLSESLSVRSSGTIEGFVDLGPFTTQKDKSTPSDHGMAVLFVPFQGKWSQVIGCFATNGNMKADILAKVVVEATILAEKCGLFVDFITDGASWNRKMWRMMGIHATASSIKCKVQHPSDPKRYLFNSDFPHLIKCLRNSLLKSGFNTPAGHVSIRPVREAYKIDANNVTLKAMPGITECHLNPNGFEKMRVSIAFQLFGAKVLQAFHLYRNELDKIFGTINATQEFFSKVSQLISVMTSQYAAEALRPGSLKAETLKDFLSYFDQWERHAMGTGGFLSDSTAAGLRVTISSTLELLAYLTSKVGYKYLMTSRTSQDPLENFFGIVRQASGNNDHPTPTQFLITVNCLSFYGLVRSVSNGNCEEGTLAALLEVDSLESSTDREECSQTAAGA